The proteins below come from a single Ictalurus furcatus strain D&B chromosome 27, Billie_1.0, whole genome shotgun sequence genomic window:
- the LOC128602915 gene encoding SKI family transcriptional corepressor 1 homolog-B-like codes for MEPISAPLASGPDASSPQHSKRDVSPFSGGASLKPNQVSETSLYGVPIVSLVIDGQERLCLAQISNTLLKSYSYNEIHNRRVALGITCVQCTPVQLEILRRAGAMPISSRRCGMITKREAERLCKSFLGAHSPPKLPENFAFDVSHECAWGCRGNFIPARYNSSRAKCIKCSYCSMYFSPNKFIFHSHRTPESKYTQPDAANFNSWRRHLKLADKHVPDDISHAWEDVKAMFNGGSRKRTMPGSGCEMSPLKTQGPGRVRQAASPEIPHKTLRCDDERANLGLPNGARNYPVIPVPSKSFGMLQKIPPPLFPHPYGFSPFGLCQKKDDGTNEQNKTGVPGVFWAGTKDSLYPSFPMFWPTTGALPLPPYPHAQQKPHELTGSRQSEADVAEHERPRSITPRDTERCSSSQSLEDKSADELRSTEGHATSPPRKSSYVSAFRPVIKDAESIAKLYGNRDAYAGPPAGHLSPDFVSETSSYRSASPEADSGGEPEVDVESNRETHDDDEESVQLSVEDRQSPLRQIMSREGHGEEVRESREEEEAEEEEEDRHEDTDEDRLSDRAPKCNDTPTYDVCAAEKDAGLSLNSPPVPGPKYPPVQESHSKTFSLIYSLVLHNTAYMVSRLSLSTANVVADACYIAYNTILGLYYYSFGATRFTQIQSCCCA; via the exons ATGGAGCCGATAAGCGCGCCGCTTGCCTCGGGACCGGATGCCAGCTCTCCGCAGCACTCTAAACGGGATGTCTCTCCTTTCTCCGGCGGCGCATCGCTGAAACCCAACCAAGTGAGCGAGACGTCTCTGTACGGTGTGCCCATCGTGTCTCTGGTCATAGACGGTCAGGAGCGGCTGTGTCTGGCCCAAATCTCCAACACTCTCCTTAAGAGCTACAGCTACAACGAAATTCACAACCGGCGCGTCGCTCTCGGTATCACGTGCGTGCAGTGCACACCGGTTCAGTTGGAGATCCTGAGGCGCGCCGGTGCCATGCCCATTTCCTCGCGCCGCTGCGGGATGATCACCAAACGGGAGGCAGAAAGGCTGTGCAAGTCGTTTCTGGGCGCTCACTCGCCGCCAAAGCTGCCGGAGAACTTCGCGTTCGACGTCTCGCACGAATGCGCGTGGGGCTGCAGAGGCAACTTTATCCCAGCCAGGTATAACAGCTCACGCGCCAAGTGCATCAAGTGCTCGTACTGCAGCATGTACTTCTCTCCGAACAAGTTCATATTCCACTCCCACCGCACGCCCGAGTCCAAATATACACAGCCAGACGCAGCGAATTTTAATTCCTGGAGGCGCCACCTGAAACTTGCGGACAAGCACGTGCCCGATGACATCTCTCACGCTTGGGAGGACGTGAAGGCCATGTTCAATGGGGGCAGCAGGAAAAGGACGATGCCCGGAAGCGGGTGCGAGATGTCGCCTCTCAAAACACAAGGCCCGGGCCGTGTCAGGCAGGCCGCTTCTCCGGAAATCCCGCACAAAACCCTACGCTGCGACGACGAGCGCGCGAATCTCGGCCTACCCAATGGCGCGCGCAATTACCCGGTCATTCCGGTGCCCAGCAAAAGCTTTGGCATGCTTCAGAAAATCCCACCACCCCTCTTCCCTCATCCGTACGGTTTCTCCCCGTTCGGTTTGTGCCAGAAGAAAGACGACGGCACGAACGAGCAAAACAAGACCGGCGTACCGGGTGTGTTTTGGGCAGGCACGAAGGACAGCCTGTATCCGTCGTTCCCCATGTTCTGGCCCACGACGGGCGCACTGCCCCTGCCGCCCTATCCGCACGCACAGCAAAAACCGCACGAGCTCACCGGAAGCCGCCAGAGTGAGGCAGATGTTGCCGAGCACGAGCGTCCAAGAAGCATCACTCCCAGAGACACCGAGCGCTGCTCGAGCTCACAGTCTCTCGAGGACAAATCCGCCGACGAGCTGAGGTCGACTGAGGGTCACGCGACATCTCCACCACGGAAGTCTAGCTACGTTTCCGCGTTCAGGCCCGTCATAAAGGACGCAGAGAGCATAGCCAAGCTCTACGGCAACCGGGACGCGTACGCGGGGCCACCCGCGGGTCACCTGTCCCCGGACTTTGTCAGCGAGACTTCAAGCTACAGGTCTGCTTCACCGGAAGCCGACAGCGGAGGAGAACCGGAAGTGGACGTGGAGTCCAACCGGGAGACACATGATGACGACGAGGAGTCCGTTCAGCTATCTGTGGAGGACCGGCAGAGTCCATTGAGGCAGATCATGTCCCGGGAGGGTCACGGAGAAGAAGTGAGGGAaagcagagaggaagaggaggcggaggaggaagaagaggacagACACGAGGACACGGATGAAGACAGGCTGAGTGACAGAGCGCCGAAATGTAACGACACTCCAACATATGAT GTGTGTGCTGCTGAAAAGGACGCAGGGCTTTCACTGAACTCTCCGCCTGTTCCAGGTCCTAAATATCCTCCAGTCCAGGAATCACACAGTAAAACCTTCTCCCTTATATATTCCCTCGTATTACACAATACAGCCTACATGGTATCTAGATTATCACTTAGCACTGCAAATGTAGTTGCTGATGCGTGTTATATAGCTTATAACACAATCTTAGGtctgtattattattcatttggtGCCACCAGATTCACACAGATTCAGTCATGCTGTTGTGCTTGA
- the LOC128602916 gene encoding SKI family transcriptional corepressor 1 homolog-B-like, which yields MAKEELQKQLMEQMELRKKMEREFQNLKDNFQDQMKRELSYREEMVQQLQIVRAHDALHHFSCKMLTPRHCTGTCTFKPPLLPP from the exons ATGGCGAAAG AGGAACTCCAAAAACAGCTGATGGAGCAAATGGAGCTTAGGAAGAAAATGGAACGGGAGTTTCAAAACCTGAAAG ATAATTTTCAGGACCAGATGAAGAGGGAGCTATCTTATCGAGAGGAGATGGTGCAGCAGCTGCAAATAGTCAGAG CTCACGACGCTCTACACCACTTCTCCTGCAAGATGCTCACTCCACGCCACTGCACAGGGACGTGCACATTTAAACCGCCTCTACTGCCACCTTAA